In the Corynebacterium anserum genome, GCCGGGCGCCGGCAGCTGCTGCGGTGAAGTCGGTTTTTTGGTGTGTCATGGGCAGTCTTCTGCGGTGGGTGGCATGGCTAGTCATCATGTCCGAATGGGTCTTTGTCTACTCCCGGAATCCAGGTATTACCCGGTTGATTCCAACCTTCTGCCTTTAGCGCTTTCTTAGCAGCACGTTTGTAGCGGCCAATGAGCATATCGGTGTAGAGAAACCCGTCGAGATGCCCGACTTCATGCTGAAGACAGCGGGCGAAGAACCCGTAGCCTTCGATGGACACGGGTTCGCCGTTTTCATCGACGCCGGTGACTCGCGCCCAATCCGCGCGACCTGTGGGGTAGCTATAGCCGGGAACGGAGAGGCAGCCCTCATCGTCGGCGTCTTCGCGCGGCATAGTCTCCGGTATCTCAGAGGTTTCTAATACGGGGTTGATCACGCATCCACGGCGTATGAGCCCACCATTGGCTGCGATCTGATCTTCGCTGAGGTGTTGCCCGCTGGGGCCTTCGATATCGGGGCAGTTGTAGACGAAGAGCCGCTTGTTCACTCCCACTTGGTTTGCTGCGAGGCCTACGCCGTGGGCGCGATCCATGGTGACATACATGTTGGCGATGAGTTCGCGTAGTTCATCACTGACTTGTCCGGCGGAAAGCTCTACGGGTTCTGTTGGATTGTGAAGAACGGGATCGCCGGCGATGACGATTGGCATGATGGTGGGCTGCTCGGTCATATGTCCAGTCTAGGCTGCGCAGGGTGCAGGGTTATGGATGGTAGGGGCAAAGTGACTGGAAGGATGGCGCGGTGATGGTTGGGGATAGGAGGTTTTAGAATGTGTGACCATGATATCTTCCAGTTCTGCTTCTTCCGCACCGGGTGCCTCTTTGAGTGAGAGGGAACGTGCGATGCTTGATTTTGAGCGTCGGTGGTGGCGGAATCCCAGCCGTAAGCAGGAGGAGATCCGTAGAACTTTTGACGTGCCTCCGGTGCGCTATTTCCAGCAATTGAACAATCTTATTAACAAGCCAGAGGCATTGGACTACGACCCAGTGACGGTGAGAATGCTACTGCGGCGTCGAGGAGACGAGGCGTGAGAGCATCCAGAGTTCCATCCAGAGCTGTGAAGTCATCCGTTGACGTTCTCTGTCGTCTGTTGACGCTCTCTGTATGGCGTGAGCGAAATTTTCCCAGAGTGCGTGTCATGTCACTGTGA is a window encoding:
- a CDS encoding peptide deformylase; its protein translation is MTEQPTIMPIVIAGDPVLHNPTEPVELSAGQVSDELRELIANMYVTMDRAHGVGLAANQVGVNKRLFVYNCPDIEGPSGQHLSEDQIAANGGLIRRGCVINPVLETSEIPETMPREDADDEGCLSVPGYSYPTGRADWARVTGVDENGEPVSIEGYGFFARCLQHEVGHLDGFLYTDMLIGRYKRAAKKALKAEGWNQPGNTWIPGVDKDPFGHDD
- a CDS encoding DUF3263 domain-containing protein yields the protein MISSSSASSAPGASLSERERAMLDFERRWWRNPSRKQEEIRRTFDVPPVRYFQQLNNLINKPEALDYDPVTVRMLLRRRGDEA